Proteins found in one Scomber scombrus chromosome 15, fScoSco1.1, whole genome shotgun sequence genomic segment:
- the orai1b gene encoding calcium release-activated calcium channel protein 1, protein MSLNEHSLQALSWRKLYLSRAKLKASSRTSALLSGFAMVAMVEVQLDNSYPYPPALLIAFSACTTVLVAVHLFALMVSTCILPNIEAVSNVHNLNSVKESPHERMHRHIELAWAFSTVIGTLLFLAEVVLLCWVKFLPVKPNKSSNNTVSSGVAAAITSTSIMVPFGLIFIVFAVHFYRSLVSHKTDRQFQELEELSNLTRLQNELDNRGESSILQSPSSHFP, encoded by the exons ATGAGTCTGAACGAGCACTCACTGCAAGCTCTCTCCTGGAGGAAGCTCTACCTGAGCCGGGCTAAACTCAAGGCTTCAAGCCGGACATCAGCTCTGCTCTCTGGATTTGCTATG GTGGCCATGGTAGAAGTGCAACTGGACAACAGCTATCCTTATCCACCTGCTCTCCTTATCGCCTTCAGTGCCTGCACCACTGTGCTCGTGGCTGTTCACCTTTTCGCTCTGATGGTTAGTACCTGCATCCTGCCCAACATAGAGGCTGTCAGCAATGTCCACAACCTCAACTCTGTGAAGGAGTCACCGCATGAGCGAATGCACCGGCACATTGAACTGGCGTGGGCTTTTTCTACTGTCATTGGTACCTTGCTCTTCCTAGCTGAGGTGGTTCTACTCTGCTGGGTCAAATTTTTGCCTGTGAAGCCCAACAAGTCCAGCAATAACACAGTTTCATCCGGTGTGGCTGCTGCTATTACCTCCACCTCTATTATGGTCCCCTTTGGATTAATCTTCATAGTCTTTGCTGTTCATTTCTACCGCTCCTTGGTCAGCCACAAAACTGATAGACAGTTTCAGGAGCTGGAGGAGTTATCTAATCTCACCAGACTACAGAACGAGCTGGACAACAGAGGGGAATCTTCCATCTTGCAGTCTCCAAGCTCGCATTTCCCATAG
- the morn3 gene encoding MORN repeat-containing protein 3 encodes MPYINANQKHPPFSTLLDIKAQKCGLRHTVFSVTGNEYTGEWQDNQKHGKGTQVWKKSGAIYDGDWKFGKRDGYGTYSVLVPETKEYARKYCGGWKNGKKHGYGMYFFNNSAVYEGEWSEGLRSGWGRMYYENDDIYEGEWLKDKNHGQGIIRLANGSWYEGSWKDGKKNGNGKFYYPDKGQLYEGFWVDGVAKCGTLLDFGRDEAPTPTKYPIPKIQLVDMQMVLREAQSTYLDQF; translated from the exons ATGCCATACATTAATGCAAATCAAAAGCATCCACCATTCTCAACATTGTTGGATATTAAGGCACAGAAATGTGGACTACGCCACACAGTTTTCTCAGTGACTGGGAATGAATACACTGGAGAGTGGCAGGACAACCAGAAGCATG GGAAGGGAACTCAGGTGTGGAAGAAGTCTGGTGCCATTTATGATGGAGACTGGAAATTTGGAAAACGTGATGGATATGGCACTTACAGTGTACTAGTCCCGGAAACAAAAGAGTATGCAAGGAAGTACTGTGGTGGatggaaaaatggaaagaagCAT GGGTATGGGATGTACTTCTTTAATAACTCAGCAGTTTATGAAGGTGAGTGGAGTGAGGGCCTTCGAAGCGGATGGGGAAGAATGTACTATGAGAATGACGATATCTACGAAGGAGAGTGGCTAAAGGATAAGAATCATGGACAGGGCATCATTCGATTAG CAAATGGAAGCTGGTATGAAGGCAGCTGGAAAGATGGCAAGAAGAACGGCAATGGAAAGTTCTACTATCCTGACAAAGGCCAGCTTTATGAAGGCTTTTGGGTGGATGGAGTAGCAAAATGTGGGACCCTGTTGGATTTTGGGAGGGATGAAGCTCCAACACCAACAAAATATCCCATTCCAAAG ATACAACTGGTGGATATGCAGATGGTTTTAAGGGAAGCCCAATCGACATACCTTGATCAGTTTTGA